The following proteins are encoded in a genomic region of Mesoplodon densirostris isolate mMesDen1 chromosome 12, mMesDen1 primary haplotype, whole genome shotgun sequence:
- the LOC132499916 gene encoding ferritin light chain-like, whose translation MLKKLDRTLAGMVERKQDLESHSAILSLQDRPTPVFELSSLSLINHEFPGSSELFHRGGGSRPPPVHLASVDTYLSLSIYFDSNNGTLDSMGHIFRQLAEEKCEGAQRLLKMQNQCCGRALFQDAWKPSQDEWDSQLCDFLESRFLEEQVKLIQKMGDHLTNLRRLAGPQAVLGEHLFERLTLEPNRSL comes from the exons ATGCTCAAGAAGTTAGACAGAACCTTAGCAGGCATGGTTGAAAGAAAACAGGACTTGGAGTC ACACTCAGCTAtcctcagcctccaggacaggCCAACACCAGTTTTTGAGCTTAGCTCCTTATCCCTGATCAACCACGAGTTCCCAGGTTCGTCAGAATTATTCCACCGAGGTGGAGGCTCCCGTCCACCGCCTGTTCATCTTGCATCTGTGGACACTTACCTCTCTCTGAGCATCTATTTCGACAGCAACAATGGGACTCTGGACAGTATGGGCCACATTTTTCGCCAGCTGGCTGAGGAGAAGTGTGAGGGCGCCCAGCGcctcttgaaaatgcaaaaccagTGCTGCGGCCGCGCCCTCTTCCAGGATGCATGGAAGCCTTCTCAGGATGAGTGGG actcccagctctgtgacttcctggagagccgcttcctggaggagcaggtGAAACTCATCCAGAAGATGGGCGACCACCTGACCAACCTCCGCAGGCTGGCTGGTCCGCAGGCTGTGCTGGGCGAGCATCTCTTTGAAAGGCTCACCCTCGAGCCAAACAGGAGTCTCTGA